The sequence TCTCTGTCAATTTATTTCAGGATTACTCACCTATAATCTTTATCTGAAACTGCCTGCTTCGCGGTCCATCAAATTCACAAAAATAAATTGCCTGCCATGTTCCCAGCAAAAGCTTTCCTTTTTCAATGATGACAGACTCGGAGCATCCCATAAGCGAGGTTTTGATATGGGCATCGGAATTCCCCTCCATATGCCTGTAATCGCCCCTTAATGGTACAAGCTTGTTCAGGTAAACCAGCATATCACGCTTAACCGAGGGGTCTGCACCTTCGTTAATGGTGATGGCGGCCGTTGTATGAGAAACAAAGAGTGTGCAGATTCCACTTGAAACACCACTTTCAGAAACTGCCTGTTTTACCTGTGCCGTTATATCGACAAACTCTTCCCGCTTTGAAGTACTAATATTTACAGTTATTAACATTAATTATCCAGTACTCCTTCAAGGTGATAAATTGGGGTTCAGAGCTTCACAAATTGGTCAAGGCAAGGCGCAGTCCGAAGAGAATGGCCTGCCCCCTTTTCAAGGACTGTAACGCGGCATTGGCCGATTTGTGAAGCGCCCTTCGGGCCAGCCAGGAAGTAGTCATCTGCGTTGTTGCACCCCAAGGGCACTTCCTTCGGGGCGCACTCTCTTGAATTAGCTATGACTAGTCCGGCGGTCGTGCGCCTAGCAGCTAACCGCTTTCTGGCTGTCTGAACTCTAATTTATCACCTTGAATGAGTACTACTATTCCGAAGAAAAATAGATCTCCCCATAATAAGCTTTTGCCTTGCCATGAGCATTGTCCGTATCGGTCATAATGGCGACGGCATCAACATTTTTTACATCATCTCCAAAGAGTTTTCTGTAATCTTCACGAATATTGCGTTTGTAAGTCAACCACTTACCCAGGTTATCAGGGCCCGATTCAACGGCGATCATCATGGCGTTTGACGTAAATGCATTGGGCCAATTACTGTTAAGAGTTTGTGAACTGGACCAGACATAATTGAGGGCCTTTGTTTTCCAGAAAAAGAGACCTCCTGAAAAAACAACATAAACCCTTGCCGGGTAATCATCACCGGCTTTACTTTTTTCATCAAGTCCGTCGAAGATATTTTCCACACGCCAGGTCCAGTTGAGATAAGGTGTTTTTTCAAGATCCACTTCAAGCTCTTTGAACATGCCCGATGCCGCATCATTACTTTTTGCTTCCAGCACCTTCCTCGCCTCAATATATACGATCCTGTAATCCGTCTTGCCGGCAAATTCCTTCTCTTCCCAGCCGGACAGGTCACCCCTGTCAAAATTACCAATGCTTACAGATTCTCCTGAAGCAGTATTAATAAAAAGAAAAAAAGCAAATGTTAAGAAAAAAGTGTTTTTCATAGTCTTTATCCTGGTACTCATTCAATTTATTACATTGAAGGAGTACTAGCAAAAGTATAATAAATATGGAGCTCTTCTTCAATAATTGTTTCATCATATTTCTGATATACTTTGCTTGAGACTTACATATAGATTGAACATTTACACTATTCTATAGTAATATTGTTCAACTCAATAAAGGACACTCTATGAAACCAAGCGTCAAAACAATTACCGTGAAAATGCTTCTTACCGTTATACTCCTTGCAGCTCTTAGTATGACGATTATTATCGGATTTAGTTTCAGAACGCTTTCTCACAAGATTGTTAAGAACCAGGCAATAGCCATATCTGAACTGGTGAAAGCCGGCATTACGTCGCATATGAAAGCCGGTATTATGGATAAAAGGGATTACTTTCTCAGTGAAATAAGATCTTTAAAAAAGATTGAAGGTATGAAGGTTGTCCGTTCGCAATACGTCATTAACCAGTTTGGGCCCGGTTTTAAAGGTGAAAGCGACAGGGATGAACTGATCAATCTCGCCTTAACATCAAAAGAGGCTCAGTTCGTCGTCGAAGAATTTGTATTCTACCCATCAATTCGATCTGTCATCCCTTTCATAGCCTCAAAAGAAGGGGCATTAAGCTGCCTTGATTGTCATAAAGTGAAAGAAGGTACCGTTCTTGGCGCCGTGGATATCAGTCTCGATCTTTCTGAATATAGAAACGATGCCATGTGGATTATAGGAGCTATTTTAGGCCTTTCTGTCATGTTTGTTGTCATGATCATCATCAATACCTTCAAAACGGTTCAGCAACACGTCAAGGATCCTCTGGAACATTTAATAGAAAAGGCAAGAGAAGCCTATAACAGGCATAAGCCCGTTGAAGAAGAGCTTTTTGAAAGCCTTGAATTTGAAAATGTCGCCAAAGAAATTAATCTCTTTAACGATGACATTGTAAAAAGTCACATTCTTCTGGAAGAGAAAAATAAAGAGCTGTCTCAACTTAACGATGAAATAGAGGAAACACTAAAAGAAACAATTTTCACAATGGGTATCATTGAAGAACAGAAATCAAAGGAAACAAAAAACCACACGAGAAGAGTCAGTGAATATTGCAAACTTCTTGCTAAGAAATATGGTTTATCTCATGAAGAAGTTGAGATTGTGGGTTCTGCTGCGCCACTTCATGATATCGGTAAAATCGGCATATCCGACTATATCTTGTTGAAAACAGGCCCTCTCACTCTGGAAGAACAGGAAATCATGAAGAGCCATACTCTAATGGGCTATTCTATGCTTATCCATTCAACAAGAAGTATTCTTAAGGCAGCGGCAATCATCTCTCACCAGCATCATGAAAAATGGGATGGTTCAGGCTATCCCCAGGGACTTAAGGGGGAAAATATCCATATTTATGGTAGAATTGCAGCCCTTGCCGATGTTTTTGATGCACTTTCCATGAAGCGTCCCTATAAGGAACCCTGGACAACAGAAAAGATTTTAAAACATATAGAGGATTCCAGTGGAAGTCATTTTGACCCTGTCCTGGTGGCAATTCTCTTTAATAATCTTGATGAATTCAAGGAGATAGGTAAAAAATACAACATAAATTTCGAGGAGCCCAGACACTTGCTCCACAAATTGAATAAGAAGACAGGTGAACTGATTTATGAAATTTAACGTGAGAGTAATAAATACAGTGGCCGGTAGACAAATGAAATACCTGCATGGCTAGCAACATGTATTCAGAAAAAAAACTAATAGTCCCATGACTATCAAGTAAAAATAAAAAGGGAGACATTCTCATTGCAATGTCTCCCTTTAATCAACTTTTATTATTAATTTGTAATACTGTTAAGCCATCTCAGAGGTAGCTTCTAATAGAAAATCATAGCAGTTATCTTTGATCTTTGAATTGGCTCGCTGCCTCATTGCATTTCTTGGATGCCTGTTGAGGTGTCCGCTAATGCCGTAAATATCATTAAAGCCCCATTCTATCTCTTTTCTTAGTGCAACTACATGCTCCTGAATCACCTTGTAAAGAGGCCTTGAAGTAAATTTGGGATTTTTAAGGAAATTAAGAAGAAGTTCCAGGTTGCAATTGCCGGCGCCCCGGCCCATTCCATTTACAGTGGCGTCGAGCATGTTTACACCATCAATGATGGCCTGCTGTGTATTTGAAAAAGCAAGCTGCTGGTTATTATGAGCATGGAAACCAAGCTCCTTCTTGGGCGCATGTTCCTTATACAACTTGATATAACTGGTTACCTGCTCAGAATAGAAAGCGCCGTAACTGTCGACAAGGTAAAGGTAATCTACCTCCGGTGTTTCATTTATCTGCTGAAGTCCTTCAATAAGCTCGGTCTTGATTGCCGCTGAACATGCCATAATATTGATAGCTGTCATATAACCGAGATCCTTGGTTCGCTTAACGAGGTCAAGGCCCTTATCGATGTCCGGAACATAACATGCCGTACGCACCATATCTATAACTGATTGATCAGCAGCAAGCATGGAGGAGACGTCTACTCTTCCCACATCATACATTACTGCCAGCAAAGGTCTTGTTTCACCGTCATAAGAATCAACAACAGCCTTGATGTCATCTTCGTCGCAAAAATTCCATTTACCATATTTTTCACGGGTATATTCATCACTCTCACAGAGCTTCTTTCCTATTTCCATAATATCGACGCCTGCCTTGCAGGTGGCCTGATAAATAGCCTTCACAAAATCATCAGTAAAATGATAATTATTGATAAGACCGCCATCGCGGATTGTGCAGTCGAGAACTTTTAACTCTTTTCTATACATCTTAATAACTCCGGGCTACTTTTTTAAAGTTTAAGAAAATTGAGCATATTAGCTTAAAAAAGCTCGAAAAACAAGGCTTTTAAGGGATATATACTCTTTTTTAAATTATCCTTACAGGCAATGGCCCTCATAAAATATCAATCAGGGGCGGTATGCATAGATGATTCAACAAGAGAAATCATTTTTTTAAGTACACTATATGCAGCAATTCCAGACAAGATGTAAGAAATTGCCGCAGCACCGAATATCCCTTTCAGACCAATAAGTTCAGAACCTGCCCAGGCCAGTGGTATATAAATAACAAAGGCCTGCACAGAACTAAGCACTGCAGAATGAAGCGGCTTTTTAAGAACATTCAGTGCCTGGCATGACAATCTTAAAACGCCCTGCAAACTGTAACCGGCAGGGACAATCCAGAGATAATCAGCAATGATGGAAATAACAAGTTCGTTGTCACTGAAAAGTGAGCCAATGAAGCGACCTGAGAGTGCAAGGATAAGCCCCATCAATAATCCCCACCCTATAGCAAATTGCTGAGAGTATCGTATTCCCAGGCGTAGTCTGTCGAACTTTCGGGCCCCAATATTTTGTCCAACAAAAGGGCCGATAACAGCATGGAGCGCCATAACGATGATAAGAGCAATCATGTCGATGCGTGATGCCACGCCAAAAGCCGCCACAGCTTCAGGACCATAGTCGGCAACGATTCTTATAATAATACCTGTAGAGATGGGAATTATTAAATTTGCTCCCGCAGTAGAGAGACTGATATAAAGTACCTGCTTCCAGGAATCCACCATTTTCTGAATGCCCGGATATGAAAATTCAATCATCTTTTCACGTTTGTAGAGAACATACATTGACAAAAGAAATGAAAATATTCTCGAAATTACCGTTGCAATAGCTGCACCAGCCAGTTCAAGACGGGGAAAAGGCCCTATGCCGAATATGAGTAAGGGATCGAGGATGAGGTTCATTAGCATAGCCAGAAGCATGATGACACTTGCCGTTTTCGTATCTCCCGTTGCCCGAATGGCATTATTTCCTACCATTGGAATGACCAGGAAAAGAACACTGGCATACCATATAACCATATATTCTTTTATGAGGGGATATATGTGAGAGGGGGCACCCAGCAACCTGAACGTCGGTTCCATAAGAGCAAGACCCAAAGCAACAAATACAACTACAATCAAGAAAGAAAGAATCAGGCTGTCTGTTGTTAGTCTGACCACTTTATTACGATTGCCTTCACCGATGGCACGGGAGATTGTCGCCGAGGCGCCTATACCGAGCCCCAGGGAAATACTTGCTACGATCATGACAATGGGAAAAGTAAAGCTCATTGCCGCAAGTTCCTTCGTTCCAAGCTTGCTGACAAAGTAAGTATCGATAAGATTAAAAGCGATAATGGAGAGCATCCCGAAAATCATGGGAATGGTCATATTGATGAGCAGCTTATGAACAGGACCGTCAACAAGGTGGGCTTTTCTTTTTTCACTTCTCATAATTTAAATAAAACTAATTCTTTTAAAGCAGGACATAAAAAAGAAGAATTCAAATAATTGGAGATAAAGGGTATATTCCGGTTGCAAGGATTCCGAAACAGGGCTACTTCAGATATTCTTAGCCTCCTCTTCAAACTTCTCTTCAAATCGCTCATAATCATAGGTCACTCTGTCAAGATCTGAATAGGCCATATCAAGACTATCTCTCAGCTCTCCCGTTGACTTTGATAACTCGACAATAAGATCACTATCAGATTCCTGGGATGCCTTGACAAGTGCTTCATTTTCCTCTTCAAGCCTTTCTTCCAGCTCCATGATCTTCATTTCAAGGGTATCCATCTCTTTCCTGAGGGGGGTTAAAATGGTGGAACGTTTTGCCGTAAGTTCCGCCCTTGCCTTTCTAAGCTCCTTTTTACTTACTTTGGCCTTATCATCTTCGCCTTTCCCTCCGGCGGCCTTAACACCGGGCGCTTCATCATCGCCCCACCCGACCTGGCTGAGGAAGTCGGCATAGCTGCCGTCGAAAAAAAAGACTTCATCATTATGAAATACGATAAGCTTTGTGGCAATCCTGTGAAGAATGGCCTCATTATGGGTAATCATAACAACGGCCCCTTTGAAAGCATCGCTTGCATCCATGAGTGCATCGGTAGATTCCATATCGAGGTGGTTGCTCGGTTCATCGAGGAGCAAAAGATTTGTCGGTCTCACAAGAAGATTTCCCAGAAGAACACGGCACTTTTCTCCTCCTGAAAGAACGCTGATCTTCTTAAGTGCAAAATCACCTGAGAACATCATAGCGCCGCATATTTTCCTGGAAGCCCCCCTGTCCTTATCAGGGTGATTAGACATGATCTCTTCTTCAACTGTCATATGATCATGAAGCGATGCCGTATGGCTTTGTTCAAAATAAGCTTTTTCAACCTTTTCATGCACCTTTATTTCGCCGGAAATTGGCCTTAACTGGCCGGCAAGGAGTTTTAGCAGCGTTGTCTTTCCCTTTCCGTTTTTACCGATGATACAGATCTTGTCATGGGGGCAGATAGAAAAATCCAGATTGCTGATAAGGTCCGGCTGTCCCGGTCCGTAGTTAAATGTCAGGCCCTTTACTTCCATCATCCTTTTTGCCTGGAAAGGCGCATGGCTGAAGGAGAATGCCAGGTTTGCTATATTACCAAGTTTCTCCGTCTCCCCCATCTTTTCGAGCGCCTTGATGCGTGACTGGACCTGTTTGGCTTTTGTCGCCTTTGCCCTGAAACGGTTAATAAACTGCTCAGCCTCTTGCCGCTTCTTTTCTTCACCAAGACGTTGCTTTTCCTGAAGCTCCTCTTCCTGAGCAATTTTCCCGTAATAGGCAGAAGTGGTTCCTTTCAATTTTCTTATTCCACCACGATGAATTCCCATGGTATGCGTCGTTACGGCATCCATAAAACCCCTGTCATGGCAGATAATAAGCAGTTCATTGGGCCATAATTTTAAAAAGCCTGTAAGCCAGCGAATAGAGAGAATGTCCAGAAAGTTCGTCGGTTCATCAAGGAGAAGGAGATTAGGCTCTGAAACGAGCACCTTGGCAAGATTAATCCTGATTTGGTAGCCCCCTGAAAACTCATGGGGATGGCGTAAAAAATCATCTTCCGAAAAACCGAGACCTGACAGGACCTTCTCTACACGCCATTCATCATTTATCTGTTCCTCCCGGAGTCCAAGGCAAGCCTCTTCTATGACCGTGTCTCTGGTAAAGTTAATATGCTGGTTCAGGTAACCGATGCGGTAGTTCTGGGGTGTAATAATATTCCCTTCATCATAAGGCTCCTGCCCTGTCAGGATTTTAAAGAGTGTCGATTTGCCGTGGCCATTTCTACCGACAAGGCCTGCTCTTTCACGGTCTCCTATGCTGAAAGAGGCATCCTTAAAGAGAACCTGTTCTCCATATTGTTTACTTAAATTCTGAACTGAAATCATTATTGCCTATGTCCTTATTTATGTAGATATTTTAAATGAATAGGGTATGATAACATAGAAAGGTGCAATTTAGTACGTACTCATTATTTTGTACGGAGGTCTTCCTTATCTTTCTCAGTCACTTAAGATAGATAATTTAAAAAAGGAGGTATTTCATATATGAACAATAATTTTGAGGCCTGCCCCTATTGCGGCAAGAAAATCATGAAAGGGGCCATGCGATGCATGGCATGCGGCAAAATACTTAAAACGGCCGATGAGCAACAGTTATCTATTGAGAGATACAAAAAATCTCAAGAGTCTTCTTTCATAAATACCATTGTCAAATTCATCTTTTTTCTGCTTTTTATTGCTGCTTTGGGAATCTTATACAGGTTCTACGGTGATCAGATATTGGACTTTATCAGACCATATCTGAATTAATCCCGGAAAGGGCAGTAAGGAAAAGAAGGCTAATTAATAGAACTCATTGTTCACGTTATATTCTTTTTAGCGTCTTTTTCAAGTAAACTTTTCACACTTTCTCTAAGCATTGCAACCCTGACAGGTTTATGTAAATAGTCCTTATAGCCCAGGTTATCAAGTTCAAATAAGGTTTCTTCATCCCTGTTGCCGGAAATAAGCAGTACGGGAATATTGCTCTTTTTTTCTTTCAGTGATCTGACAAAATCTATTCCTGAAAAATGAGGCATTTCAATGTCCGATATAATGAGATCAATATCATCGGCCTCACTAATTACAGACAGGGCACCTTTCCCGCCTGAAGCGCTACTTACCCTGTATCCATCAGCATTGAATAAATGAAGATATAAAGAACGGGTTGTTTCATCGTCATCAACAACCAGAATATGGTAATCCATTGACTAACCTACGGTGTTTTTTCTCATTATAATATCAAAGAATTGAGGCAGGAAATATAGAGGGGATAACCTTTTTTATGTCGTCATTTGCACTACAAAAAGGTTTTTCATCTACAAAAAAAGGAATCTCTATTCAATCAAACCATGTTTCACAGCATAATAGGTAAGCTCGGCATTGTTCTTCAAATTCATTTTTTCGAGCGTCCTTATCCTGTAAGTGCTAACCGTATTTTCGCTCAGTCTGAGTTCATCTGCAATTGCTTTTACCGTCTTTCCCGAGGCAATCATACACATAATCTGGTATTCCCGGTTAGAAAGCTTTTCATGAGGAATTATTTCATTGTTTTCTTCTATGGCAAAGGCAAGCCTTTCCGCCAGCGATGAAGTGAGGTACTTCCCACCATGGAGGACCTTTTTTATGGCCTCAATAAGTTCATCGGCAATACTCTTTTTTGTCAGATATGCAGAAGCGCCCGACTTTAACGCCCTGATGGCATATTGATCTTCAGGATAAGCGCTAAGCATAAGAACAGGTACTTTGGGACTGGCCTTTTTTATATCTTTAATAATATCGAGACCGCTCCTGCCCGGCATGGCAATATCGAGAAGGACTATCTGGTAGTCACTGCTATTTATGCAACTAAGTGCCTGACTTGAATTAGAAGCTTCATCGACTGTAACATCGTCGAAGGAATCATAGAGCAGCTCTTTAAGACCTCTTCTGAATATGGGATGATCATCAGCTATAAGCATCTTTATCATTAGTTCACCCTGCCTTTATATGGAATAGAAACAAAAACCTCAGTTCCTTTGCCTTTTTCTCCTGAAATAATCAACTCCCCCTTCCATGGCGAAATTCTCTCCCTCATGCCTATGAGACCAATGGACATAGGATCATGAATATGCCTTTTTTCAATCCCTGTCCCGTCATCTCTGACAATCAGTTCTATCTTGTCATCACCAACGGACAAATTAAGATCCACCTGTGAAGCCTCTGCATGTCGAACAATATTGGTCATCGCTTCCTGTACAATACGAAAGAGAGCAAGAGAGAGTTTATCACAAAGATCAATCTCTTTTGGCTCAAGTATAACATTATATTTGATTTCCGACCTTTCTTCAAAGCTTTGAACAAGCCATTCAACGGCGGATATAAGCCCCAAATCATCGAGAACAGTGGTTCTTAACTGTGAGGAAATTTTTTGCACCGAGTCGATTGCATTATCAACAAGACAGGAAACCCCTTCAATCTTTTTTATTAAGCTCCCCTGATCATCTCCCAATCTTTTTTTAACCCAGAAAAGATCGAGATTAATCACAGACAGGATTTGTCCTAATTCATCATGAATATCACGGGCCACACCCTGTCTCTCTTCTTCCCGAACATTCTGGAGGTGTAAAGCGAGATTATGCAGTTGCTGCCTCGATTCCTCCAGTTTTTCTTCGGCCACCTTTCTATCGGTAATATCTTCCACAATACCAAGCATCCTGATGGGTCTCTTTTTTTTATCCCTCATAACATCACCCGATTCGAGCATCCATTTTACGGAGCCATCAGGCCAGATGATCCTGTGTTCTACGAGATAATTCTTCCCCTCATTTACTGAAGCATTGACGGAGTCCGTGACAAATTGCCGGTCATCAGGGTGAAGGCAGTCGAGAAATGCTTCAAAAGTTCTTTTAAATTCTCCCTTTTTAAAACCGAAAAGAGGCTCAATTTGTTCGGACCATTCCAAGCTCCCCGTTTCTATATTCCAGTCCCAGCTTCCCACATTAGCCAGTTTCTGGGCAAGCGAATATCGTTCCTCACTCTCCCTCAAAGCAGCTTCAATTGCTTTGCGATTCTCTATTTCCTGTTGCAGTTGCCTGTTAATCTGAACCAGATCTTTTGTACTCTCTTTTACCCGTTCTTCAAGCTGCTCATTTGCATGCTTCAAGGCCTTTTTCTGATCATCAATTATCTCTTTCAGATAAGCCGTATATTTAAGTTCTATTCCTTTAGTCACATCAAACTGTGTAACAAATCCCGAAATTTTGCCCTTCTCCGAGACAACAGGCATATGGCGAATGTTTTTCTTAAGCATTATGCTCAAGGTATCGAGTACATTAGAATTTTCGGGAGTAGTCACAAGGGGAGAAGACATGACATTCTCTACCGTTGCAGTCTCCAGCGTGTTTTCCCTGTTCCCTATTTTTACGAAATCACGCTCAGTCAAGATACCGACGGGTTCGCCCTCTTTTGTAGCTATAATGCAGCTTACCCCTGACCTTGCCATCAATTGTATTGCATCCTTCAACAATGCCTTCCTGTCTATAGATACGGCATTTCTTGTCATGATTTCAGAGACTTCCTTTAAGTCGACAAAATATTCAAATCCCAGGAGCTGCATAAGATTTGTCAGTGTAATAACACCCTTAACTTTACCGGCATCATTAACTACAACAAGGTGTCGAATCCCTCTGGAAACAAACTTATTCACTGCTGAAAAAGCATCTTCTTTGATATTTACGGTAATAACAGGAGAAGTCATGACATTCTCCACAAGCTTTCCCTTGAGTCCACTCCCGCACATGAGATTGACAATGTCTCTTTCGGTAATAACTCCGGCAAGACTTTTTTCAGCCGATAGAATAACAAGGAAGCTGATTCTTTTTTCAACCATCATAGTCAGAGCATGACCGAGAGGCTTATCAGCCATAATGGTAACGACATTTGAGGACATAATGTCTTTAATTGATTTTTTTAACATCTATCTCCGCAGAAAGTAAAAATATGTGATCAGTCTAGACCTTGAATTAATTTAAATCAAGGAGCCTGAAGGACTCAGGAACTCACAGCAGGAAAAATTAATTTTATAACAATTGATCTTATGCCACAAGAGAGATTTATTACTAAGTCTTCGTAAGGGATCTTAATTTTTCCAGAATCTTTACCATGGCCAGCGTATCGAGCTTGCAATATTCAAGCAGATCTTTAATAATCAATGCTCTTTCTTCTTTATCTTCTTTCCCGGCAAGTCCCTTATAGGCAATAACGGCATCTTCACCATTGGCAACAGCCATGCCTGAATAACCGAGGTCCGGCACGAGCGCCGGAAGAACGTATTTGAGAGAGTAGCTCCCTTTAAGTGCCTTTGAATAATAGAACCTGTTTTTAAAAGGCTCCATCAGGTCTGCAACGTTATCATAGATGGCCATCAATTTT comes from Deltaproteobacteria bacterium and encodes:
- a CDS encoding HD domain-containing protein, whose amino-acid sequence is MKPSVKTITVKMLLTVILLAALSMTIIIGFSFRTLSHKIVKNQAIAISELVKAGITSHMKAGIMDKRDYFLSEIRSLKKIEGMKVVRSQYVINQFGPGFKGESDRDELINLALTSKEAQFVVEEFVFYPSIRSVIPFIASKEGALSCLDCHKVKEGTVLGAVDISLDLSEYRNDAMWIIGAILGLSVMFVVMIIINTFKTVQQHVKDPLEHLIEKAREAYNRHKPVEEELFESLEFENVAKEINLFNDDIVKSHILLEEKNKELSQLNDEIEETLKETIFTMGIIEEQKSKETKNHTRRVSEYCKLLAKKYGLSHEEVEIVGSAAPLHDIGKIGISDYILLKTGPLTLEEQEIMKSHTLMGYSMLIHSTRSILKAAAIISHQHHEKWDGSGYPQGLKGENIHIYGRIAALADVFDALSMKRPYKEPWTTEKILKHIEDSSGSHFDPVLVAILFNNLDEFKEIGKKYNINFEEPRHLLHKLNKKTGELIYEI
- a CDS encoding response regulator — protein: MDYHILVVDDDETTRSLYLHLFNADGYRVSSASGGKGALSVISEADDIDLIISDIEMPHFSGIDFVRSLKEKKSNIPVLLISGNRDEETLFELDNLGYKDYLHKPVRVAMLRESVKSLLEKDAKKNIT
- a CDS encoding CBS domain-containing protein, which gives rise to MLKKSIKDIMSSNVVTIMADKPLGHALTMMVEKRISFLVILSAEKSLAGVITERDIVNLMCGSGLKGKLVENVMTSPVITVNIKEDAFSAVNKFVSRGIRHLVVVNDAGKVKGVITLTNLMQLLGFEYFVDLKEVSEIMTRNAVSIDRKALLKDAIQLMARSGVSCIIATKEGEPVGILTERDFVKIGNRENTLETATVENVMSSPLVTTPENSNVLDTLSIMLKKNIRHMPVVSEKGKISGFVTQFDVTKGIELKYTAYLKEIIDDQKKALKHANEQLEERVKESTKDLVQINRQLQQEIENRKAIEAALRESEERYSLAQKLANVGSWDWNIETGSLEWSEQIEPLFGFKKGEFKRTFEAFLDCLHPDDRQFVTDSVNASVNEGKNYLVEHRIIWPDGSVKWMLESGDVMRDKKKRPIRMLGIVEDITDRKVAEEKLEESRQQLHNLALHLQNVREEERQGVARDIHDELGQILSVINLDLFWVKKRLGDDQGSLIKKIEGVSCLVDNAIDSVQKISSQLRTTVLDDLGLISAVEWLVQSFEERSEIKYNVILEPKEIDLCDKLSLALFRIVQEAMTNIVRHAEASQVDLNLSVGDDKIELIVRDDGTGIEKRHIHDPMSIGLIGMRERISPWKGELIISGEKGKGTEVFVSIPYKGRVN
- a CDS encoding aldolase catalytic domain-containing protein → MYRKELKVLDCTIRDGGLINNYHFTDDFVKAIYQATCKAGVDIMEIGKKLCESDEYTREKYGKWNFCDEDDIKAVVDSYDGETRPLLAVMYDVGRVDVSSMLAADQSVIDMVRTACYVPDIDKGLDLVKRTKDLGYMTAINIMACSAAIKTELIEGLQQINETPEVDYLYLVDSYGAFYSEQVTSYIKLYKEHAPKKELGFHAHNNQQLAFSNTQQAIIDGVNMLDATVNGMGRGAGNCNLELLLNFLKNPKFTSRPLYKVIQEHVVALRKEIEWGFNDIYGISGHLNRHPRNAMRQRANSKIKDNCYDFLLEATSEMA
- a CDS encoding secondary thiamine-phosphate synthase enzyme YjbQ encodes the protein MLITVNISTSKREEFVDITAQVKQAVSESGVSSGICTLFVSHTTAAITINEGADPSVKRDMLVYLNKLVPLRGDYRHMEGNSDAHIKTSLMGCSESVIIEKGKLLLGTWQAIYFCEFDGPRSRQFQIKIIGE
- a CDS encoding DUF3047 domain-containing protein — translated: MKNTFFLTFAFFLFINTASGESVSIGNFDRGDLSGWEEKEFAGKTDYRIVYIEARKVLEAKSNDAASGMFKELEVDLEKTPYLNWTWRVENIFDGLDEKSKAGDDYPARVYVVFSGGLFFWKTKALNYVWSSSQTLNSNWPNAFTSNAMMIAVESGPDNLGKWLTYKRNIREDYRKLFGDDVKNVDAVAIMTDTDNAHGKAKAYYGEIYFSSE
- a CDS encoding MATE family efflux transporter, which gives rise to MRSEKRKAHLVDGPVHKLLINMTIPMIFGMLSIIAFNLIDTYFVSKLGTKELAAMSFTFPIVMIVASISLGLGIGASATISRAIGEGNRNKVVRLTTDSLILSFLIVVVFVALGLALMEPTFRLLGAPSHIYPLIKEYMVIWYASVLFLVIPMVGNNAIRATGDTKTASVIMLLAMLMNLILDPLLIFGIGPFPRLELAGAAIATVISRIFSFLLSMYVLYKREKMIEFSYPGIQKMVDSWKQVLYISLSTAGANLIIPISTGIIIRIVADYGPEAVAAFGVASRIDMIALIIVMALHAVIGPFVGQNIGARKFDRLRLGIRYSQQFAIGWGLLMGLILALSGRFIGSLFSDNELVISIIADYLWIVPAGYSLQGVLRLSCQALNVLKKPLHSAVLSSVQAFVIYIPLAWAGSELIGLKGIFGAAAISYILSGIAAYSVLKKMISLVESSMHTAPD
- a CDS encoding ATP-binding cassette domain-containing protein; protein product: MISVQNLSKQYGEQVLFKDASFSIGDRERAGLVGRNGHGKSTLFKILTGQEPYDEGNIITPQNYRIGYLNQHINFTRDTVIEEACLGLREEQINDEWRVEKVLSGLGFSEDDFLRHPHEFSGGYQIRINLAKVLVSEPNLLLLDEPTNFLDILSIRWLTGFLKLWPNELLIICHDRGFMDAVTTHTMGIHRGGIRKLKGTTSAYYGKIAQEEELQEKQRLGEEKKRQEAEQFINRFRAKATKAKQVQSRIKALEKMGETEKLGNIANLAFSFSHAPFQAKRMMEVKGLTFNYGPGQPDLISNLDFSICPHDKICIIGKNGKGKTTLLKLLAGQLRPISGEIKVHEKVEKAYFEQSHTASLHDHMTVEEEIMSNHPDKDRGASRKICGAMMFSGDFALKKISVLSGGEKCRVLLGNLLVRPTNLLLLDEPSNHLDMESTDALMDASDAFKGAVVMITHNEAILHRIATKLIVFHNDEVFFFDGSYADFLSQVGWGDDEAPGVKAAGGKGEDDKAKVSKKELRKARAELTAKRSTILTPLRKEMDTLEMKIMELEERLEEENEALVKASQESDSDLIVELSKSTGELRDSLDMAYSDLDRVTYDYERFEEKFEEEAKNI
- a CDS encoding response regulator transcription factor, which gives rise to MIKMLIADDHPIFRRGLKELLYDSFDDVTVDEASNSSQALSCINSSDYQIVLLDIAMPGRSGLDIIKDIKKASPKVPVLMLSAYPEDQYAIRALKSGASAYLTKKSIADELIEAIKKVLHGGKYLTSSLAERLAFAIEENNEIIPHEKLSNREYQIMCMIASGKTVKAIADELRLSENTVSTYRIRTLEKMNLKNNAELTYYAVKHGLIE